The Arachis ipaensis cultivar K30076 chromosome B07, Araip1.1, whole genome shotgun sequence genome includes a window with the following:
- the LOC107606100 gene encoding transmembrane protein 50 homolog, with translation MDLMELWAIFGPGVAGAVFGAGWWIWLDAVVCSSTTVPFLHYLPGIFASLAALMFNCVRKEDIDYSPYDEGEWRLKLWLFVAYVVSFVSLAGAAGLLIQDSIDQSSPSVWTGVAGVLQCVFVLISGLVYWTSHPE, from the exons ATGGACTTAATGGAGTTATGGGCAATCTTTGGCCCCGGCGTCGCCGGCGCTGTCTTCGGCGCCGGCTGGTGGATCTGGCTCGACGCCGTCGTCTGCAGCTCCACCACCGTCCCCTTCCTTCACTACCTTCCTG GAATTTTTGCATCTCTTGCGGCTCTGAtgttcaattgcgttagaaaagAAGACATTGATTATTCTCCCTACGATGAGGGCGAGTGGAG ACTAAAGCTATGGCTCTTCGTCGCATATGTTGTCTCCTTTGTTTCTTTAGCTGGAGCAGCCGGTCTACTAATCCAAGATTCAATAGATCAATCTTCCCCTTCAGTTTGGACAGGAGTTGCTGGTGTTTTGCAGTGTGTTTTTGTCTTGATCAG TGGACTGGTTTATTGGACTTCTCATCCTGAATAA
- the LOC107606099 gene encoding uncharacterized protein LOC107606099: MEKSEPALVPEWLRSAGSVAGAGSSAHHPSTHTDANNHTRNRSIKATNDFDGPRSGYLERTSSSNSRRNSINGSAKHAYSSFNRGHRDKDRDRDKDRSSYGDHWDRDCSDPLANLFPGRTERDALRRSHSMVSKKHSDLLPHRLAVDTKSGGNSNPNNSNGILSGSSIQKAVFDKDFPSLGAEEKQGITEIARVSSPGLGATASQSLPVGSSALIGGEGWTSALAEVPAIIGSTAAGSLSVQQTVTPTSGSITSTANTSAVGLNMAEALAQTPSRARSTPQVSVKTQRLEELAIKQSRQLIPVTPSMPKALVNNSSDKSKPKATVRNADMSIAAKSVPQQPSVLHIANQSVRNVNAKGDAPKTSGKFTDLKSVVKPVVYENGISPHLKDPPTPTNYSNSRPGNQLAVASAGASTPLKNPNNVKSPTERRAPSLDVKLGSTMDKKHLMSQLQSRNDFFNNIKKKTMMNTSTALPDSSRVISPPTVEKSDDIDGGAGGLQASTQDLENNAEITSNGNAHGDVHRLADNEEKDAIPDEEEAAFLRSLGWEENSGEDEGLTEEEINAFYQECMKLGTTTLKLCQGMQPKLSKLLESYATNMNGASADSGSEA, translated from the exons ATGGAAAAAAGTGAACCTGCGTTAGTTCCAGAATGGTTGAGAAGTGCTGGAAGTGTTGCCGGGGCTGGCAGTTCAGCCCACCATCCATCTACTCATACAG ATGCTAACAATCACACAAGGAATAGATCTATTAAGGCCACAAATGATTTTGATGGTCCTCGCTCTGGGTATCTTGAACGGACATCATCATCTAATTCTCGGAGGAATTCTATTAATGGTTCTGCCAAGCATGCCTACAGTAGTTTCAACAGAGGTCATCGGGATAAGGATCGTGACAGAGACAAAGATAGATCCAGTTATGGAGACCACTGGGATCGTGACTGTTCTGATCCATTGGCCAACCTCTTTCCTGGAAGGACGGAGAGGGATGCTTTGCGGCGTTCCCATTCGATGGTTTCCAAGAAACATAGTGACCTTTTGCCCCACAGACTTGCAGTAGATACAAAATCTGGTGGCAATAGCAACCCTAACAATAGCAATGGTATACTTTCTGGGAGTAGTATTCAGAAAGCTGTGTTTGATAAGGATTTTCCGTCACTTGGAGCTGAAGAGAAGCAGGGAATAACTGAAATTGCAAGAGTATCATCTCCTGGTTTGGGTGCCACTGCTAGTCAGAGTCTACCTGTTGGCAGCTCAGCTTTGATTGGTGGTGAAGGATGGACATCTGCACTCGCAGAGGTACCTGCTATAATTGGAAGCACAGCTGCTGGGTCTCTATCAGTGCAACAAACAGTTACTCCAACTTCTGGATCTATAACTTCAACGGCAAATACGTCAGCTGTTGGTCTTAACATGGCCGAAGCTTTGGCACAGACACCCTCCCGAGCTCGTTCTACTCCCCAG GTGTCAGTCAAAACCCAGAGACTTGAAGAGCTGGCTATCAAGCAGTCTAGGCAATTGATTCCAGTGACACCATCAATGCCTAAGGCTTTG GTTAACAATTCTTCTGACAAGTCAAAGCCCAAAGCAACAGTAAGAAATGCTGATATGAGTATTGCTGCCAAAAGTGTGCCACAGCAACCCTCTGTGTTGCACATTGCTAATCAATCTGTTCGCAATGTAAATGCCAAGGGTGATGCTCCAAAGACATCTGGAAAGTTTACTGATCTGAAATCAGTGGTTAAGCCAGTTGTCTATGAAAATGGTATTTCCCCTCATCTCAAGGATCCACCAACTCCAACAAATTATTCTAACAGCAGACCTGGAAATCAACTTGCTGTTGCTTCAGCAGGTGCCTCAACACCTTTGAAGAATCCCAATAATGTTAAATCCCCGACCGAGCGGAGGGCACCTTCTTTGGATGTTAAATTAGGTTCCACTATGGATAAGAAACACTTGATGTCTCAACTCCAGAGCCGAAATGATTTCTTCAATAACATCAAGAAGAAGACAATGATGAACACCTCCACAGCTCTTCCAGATTCAAGCAGAGTGATTTCACCACCCACGGTGGAAAAATCTGATGATATAGATGGGGGAGCTGGTGGCCTTCAAGCAAGTACTCAAGATCTTGAGAACAATGCTGAAATTACCAGCAATGGTAATGCTCATGGAGATGTTCACAGACTTGCTGATAATGAAGAAAAAGATGCAATTCCTGATGAGGAAGAGGCAGCATTCCTTCGTTCTCTTGGCTGGGAGGAGAATTCTGGTGAGGATGAGGGACTCACAGAAGAGGAGATCAATGCCTTCTATCAGGAA TGCATGAAGTTGGGCACCACTACATTAAAGCTATGCCAGGGAATGCAGCCAAAGTTGTCCAAGTTGCTTGAATCATATGCTACTAACATGAATGGTGCTTCTGCTGACTCCGGATCTGAAGCTTGA